One genomic window of Erinaceus europaeus chromosome 19, mEriEur2.1, whole genome shotgun sequence includes the following:
- the LOC132534690 gene encoding tripartite motif-containing protein 75-like, whose amino-acid sequence MSLPVSRRSTKEEIQLSQGSRVESVDPGPMEASSVLEAMVAKNKCAICLDCLREPATLECGHNFCHSCLQQAWKEAQAPSPCPVCHHPCGEKQRVANSLLANVTALTQLLQSSSDSEERQQEDRLCERHKQVLSLFCDKDLEVLCLGCVELSPEHQGHPVRTVEAAAFHYQPKITGFITPLQQFQGFLQGKQDRQKRGLQQLQEWGRRQSRQLHSDLEDRLQLVNREQEKALSRLAEQEAKIQQRLQIHKSALKDQLRTTEALLQEVAGKTVMPDRNLLPEVGRIPERCEGLQHPDLGSLQLRREDCSLPPLDSALDRFRQKFRAQVTLDPHTAHPLLSVSKDRRSVTLKKRRSKVLQRPHSMTLKLPVLGAEEFHAGRHYWEVQVEDKPSWAVGLCSLCPSSRTQQQQKQQKKKNREKDNKEEKTEEKEQEALLVKDRCWTIQLQQDGDYVARGALSVLLAPKTKPTGIGVYLDWELGQISFYTLNDKSLLHSFRGERFAQPLRPYFAVGPDSHPLTICEVGC is encoded by the coding sequence ATGTCTCTTCCTGTGAGCAGAAGAAGCACCAAAGAGGAGATTCAGCTGAGCCAAGGCAGCAGGGTGGAGTCCGTGGACCCGGGCCCCATGGAGGCATCCAGTGTCTTGGAAgccatggtggcaaaaaacaaatgtGCCATCTGCTTGGACTGCTTGAGAGAGCCTGCCACCCTCGAGTGTGGGCACAACTTCTGTCACTCCTGCCTGCAACAGGCCTGGAAGGAAGCACAGGCCCCATCGCCTTGccccgtgtgccaccacccatgtgGAGAGAAGCAGCGGGTTGCCAACAGCTTGCTGGCCAACGTGACTGCCCTCACCCAGCTCCTCCAGAGCAGCAGCGACAGCGAGGAGAGGCAGCAGGAGGACCGCCTGTGTGAGAGGCACAAGCAGGTGCTGAGTCTCTTCTGTGACAAGGACCTAGAGGTGCTGTGTCTTGGCTGTGTGGAGCTGAGCCCTGAGCACCAGGGCCACCCTGTCAGGACTGTGGAGGCGGCTGCTTTCCATTACCAACCAAAGATCACTGGTTTCATCACTCCGCTGCAGCAGTTTCAAGGCTTCTTGCAGGGGAAACAAGACCGACAGAAGAGAGGACTCCAGCAACTGCAAGAATGGGGGAGAAGGCAGAGCCGGCAGCTCCACTCGGACTTGGAAGACAGGCTCCAACTTGTCAACAGGGAACAAGAGAAAGCTCTCTCTAGGCTAGCTGAGCAAGAGGCCAAGATTCAGCAGAGACTGCAGATTCACAAGAGTGCCTTGAAAGACCAACTCCGCACCACTGAGGCTTTGCTCCAGGAGGTGGCAGGCAAGACTGTCATGCCAGACAGGAACCTGCTGCCTGAGGTGGGCAGGATCCCTGAGAGGTGTGAGGGCCTGCAGCACCCAGATCTGGGCTCCTTGCAGCTGAGGAGGGAGGACTGCAGTCTCCCTCCACTAGATTCTGCCCTGGACAGGTTTCGACAGAAGTTCAGAGCCCAGGTGACTCTGGATCCACACACTGCACATCCCCTGCTCTCTGTGTCCAAGGACCGGCGAAGTGTGACCCTGAAGAAGAGAAGGAGCAAAGTTCTGCAGAGACCACACAGCATGACTTTGAAACTCCCAGTGCTGGGCGCTGAAGAATTTCATGCTGGCCGTCATTACTGGGAGGTGCAGGTGGAGGACAAGCCCagctgggctgtggggctgtgtagCCTCTGCCCATCCAGCAGGacacagcagcagcagaagcagcagaagaagaagaaccgtGAGAAGGACAACAAGGAGGAGAAAACGGAGGAGAAGGAGCAAGAAGCACTACTAGTCAAGGACAGGTGCTGGACTATTCAACTGCAGCAGGATGGAGACTACGTAGCCAGAGGTGCACTCTCTGTCCTTCTGGCCCCAAAGACCAAGCCCACAGGCATTGGAGTGTACCTAGACTGGGAGCTGGGGCAGATCTCCTTTTACACTTTGAATGACAAATCTCTCCTCCATTCTTTCCGTGGGGAGAGATTTGCTCAGCCCCTAAGGCCTTATTTTGCTGTGGGACCAGATTCTCATCCACTTACCATCTGTGAAGTAGGATGTTAG